AATATTGTCTTCAGGAAAGCATTACTGATATACAAACATGACTCAAATGTCATGTTTTGAAGCAAGGCTTTGTGAAAACTGCTGTCTTTTGGACAGGTTCCTCAGTCTAGGTATAAGACTTAGAATTAAGCTCAAGCACATCCTAAACACATTTTAAGGATGTTGCTAATACAAATATTTAGGATCATTCCTATCCAGAATAATATGTAGCAGGGTTTTTCTAGTGATGAGAAACCAAACACAGCTTTATTTACAGACAATTCAACAAAATTAATACATTAGTTCAACTTTCATGTCTGCACACAAGGGAGAGTCTTCACAGCATCAGAGCAGAAAAGCAAGATCAGAGATTTCACACACATACAGACTGATAATAGATTGTATGCAAGTATGTGATTAGGTACAGAAGTGTTATATTTAAACATTTCAACCCTCTAAGGCAGTAAGTCAGCCACTCTATACTTCTAGCAAAATAAAGTTACAACTACTTTTGGTTTCCTGCAGATCAGCTGATGATCTATATGACCAAAAGGTAAAGCTGATCCTAAGTTTTATTGAAAAGATTTGCATTTGTATTGCATTGTATTTAATGGATAACCATTCATATCACTATCACCACACAACCCGCGCTACTTTTCAAATTCACGAAACATTTCAAATGCCTATATTGTCTTCTTTTCCgaggcagaggaaaaataaacaaccaacaaacaagtGAACTAATAAGAGAGTTAGAACAGAATTCTTCACTGCAAATATAGACTCAGACTATCAAAGTTGTGTGTTCCTAATGAAAAATTCTCCCTGTatccaaagagaaaaagaagaaatgcaagaacacaaGCTCAACATGCAGCTATGAAGATGGACCTCTACCTATTGTAGGTCCACATGAAGCCAAAGAACATAGTGCTTTGCTTCTCATACAGCCTGTTTGGCTGTATGTTCCATAAATGCAGGTGCTAGTATGACTAGAAAACATATTATTTAAAAATTCTTCATCAAGAATGCCTTCCAATTCTATAGAGAATGAACAACAGGACCAACCAAGAAAAAGAGAACATGATGATCTTTAAAACTCAATGCATCACACAACTACAAAGCAGTCAAATTTAGATATAAAGTCCACTGTTTTCCAGACAAAGCAACTTTAAGTTTGAAAACAATTCACAAAGTATTTGCCCAAGAGGAGTCCTGTCACAGAGGAGCAGACAAGATTTTGTCAGAAACATTTATTAAACAAAACTGATACCAATGAACATGTAGTCAAGTTAATACGTCCTAGTAAAAAAAAGCATGTCGGTCAAGACCAAGATTATCTCCGCTTCTGGAAGATATTGCCGCGGCCCATACCACGGCCTCTTCCTCTTGCAGccactgaagaaagaaaacatcacaAATTACGTGAATTTGACATAACTGCATATTTATCTCAACAACTGACAACCAAAACATAAATAACACTCAAGTCTCTTGCTTAGAAACAGGAGATGGCTCTCCTACAAAGTTCAGagaggaattttttttctgtgagaagaACCAGAACTAACAGttatacagtcttgtcacttagaACAGGCACAGTGGAGTATTCACACACTGTGTTCCTTCTAATCTAACACACAAATTTGTAACGCAGGAGATTTAAAACCTCGCAGTCTTCCAAGGTTTTGCTACAGAACTCAGTACATTTCAGGAGATGTTACTGCCTCACGTAACCTTACTGCATTTGCTGAAGTTAACGACAGACTTTGCAGCCCATGATTATCAATCAATCTTGTTACAACTAGGCTGTTCCCTTGAGGAAGGTACTAATGAGAGTGAACTACAGAATGGCTAATAATTACAGCTCCCCAGTAGTTTAAGCACCACCTTAATATCCGAGTTCGTTTTTCTACAAAAGATTAACAAGAACCCCTGGATCCTACCCGAAGTATTCCAAACAGCTAGCAGCCACAACCACTGGCAAACAGAAGACTAAGCTTTATATAAAGCCTCCACTTAACAGACTACTCACTATATCTAAATTATTGTAACAATAGCATTACACATTCAGGTAATTGGGCAGTCTCGACTCTCACTGTAAGATGAAATGTACAGAAAATCAACGTATAAACCAGTAACCTTTCAGTTTCTAACAAGTTGTTTCCTCTGACAGAGATTAAAGTTTTCCAGTTCTACAGCAAAATGGGGCACGGGGACCATAAACATACCTTGAGCTTTGAGAATAGCTGCTTTTCCTCGCCCAGCTCCAGAACCCTGGTTTTTATTCTTCATGCTCTTTAACATAGGGGCATTCTTCAACATATCTGGCAAAATGAGAAACCGTATCTTGCTACCTCTGATATACACCTGTTCAAGCTGCGCCACTCGTCCATCTCTGTATGTCACCGTTATGTTGGACATCTGGAAAGTAAAGATCAGTCAATGCTCAGAGGTGCCTCTAAACACAGTTCTGTATTCCTGCTTCTCTTGCCTGCAGAATATACAGCCAGAATTCAAGTGCCAAAGCTACAGGCTCTCCAAGCATACCACTTTCTCAACTGGAGCTAAGACACAAGCCACCCAGGACCTTTTAAACATTCTCCTAAACCTGCTCCTATGCCAGCCGACCCAGGACTTTTGTTTTCTCCCCAGTTTGCAAATTAGTTTTATTAGAtttgttagttttggttttgcacATTAAATTGGTTTTAATAAAGCTATTCTAGCACTATCAAGGAAGAATTTCATTTCAACAATGATTTGCCTAAAGTCAATCAAAATTGAGCCCACTTGCGATACCTACAGTaatgtgcattaaaaaaaccTTCAGTTTCTTAAATCAAGGTTTGTTTATTCTTACATTCCAAGGcttcaaacaaaaaactccagtgaaatgttttttcacagaaaagaaTCTTAAGAACCCTGATATTATCAACAGAAATGCCCAACTTGACTCTAAAACCTGAAAGAACAAGCTCTTTGCAACACTTAGGAATCCTGAATCCATTTCACACAGTGAAGACGTGCAGCAGGACAGTTTTCTGTATCCTAAGGCTAAAAGCAATGATCTTTTAATCATGCTGCCAATAAGCTATCAGCCTTTCCAGGCACAGATCAGATAACCTTCCTGCCATCTTTTTGAAGAAGGTATACCTGACAATTCATGTTGTCTTCAGCTTCAATAAGTTTGCCTCGGTAAACTTCTCCTGTATTGGTCTCACATGTCACAATATGGCCTTCAGCCTCGTGCAGAACTTTAATCGGTACACCAATTGACATGTTTGCAGTGCTGTGGCTCTACACCTGAGACAAGAGAACACAAAGGAAGCAGTCTACAAGTTTCTTTACACTTAGATTTTATCTATACAACCTATGATTTTTCTCACTGTAAAGTGCTGGTTTTCTTTCTTGCCCAAACACACCATATGCGTTAATAAAATTTCTTTAGAAAGATGCCCATGGGAAGAAAACACTTTAAATATCAGCAAAGGTAAGTATTTTCCAGGTCTTTCCTGACCTAAGAAATTCATTTGTAAATACCAGATAACAGACCACTTGGATAGCCCAGTGCATCTTGAAGAGAAAGAGCCCCAGGTGCATCCAGGTGCACCCCATAACAGCccacccagcctgagcagctCCGAGCTCGGCCAGCCCTGCGGGCGGCACAGCCACCCTCACAGACCACAGCACCCCGCAACAGGCCCCATCTCGGGTGAGCCCAGCCCCCTGCACACGCCGCAGCCCTGGCGAGCGCCCCGCACGACCCTCCTTCAGTGGAAGAGCCCCATGTTCAGCCATGCCCCGGCGGAGGGCCCCGGCCCGCGGGGAGGCCCAGCCCCGGGAGGCGAGCGGAGCCCCGCTGCGGCTTTGCCCCCTCAGGCCCGGGCGCCCGACCCAGCCCACAGGGGATGCGGCGCAGCTCGGATGCCTCCTCAGGGCGCCTAGGGAGGCTCCTGTGCTCCCGAGGGCACCCAGGACGGCCGGAAACCCCGCTCGGAACTGGTTCCACCGCCACTCACCACCCGGCAACCGCCCCAGCCTGAGCCCGCGCTCCCCGGTAATGGCCTCCCACAACTTCCCGCCGTGCACCGCGCGCCGGAACCGGAAGGCGGCCGTGGGGACCGCATAGCCCCTTCCTTTCCCACTAGGGTGCCCGGGGCCGCCGGGCCCCGTTGCCGCGGCACTACGGTTccgccgcagtcctgccccgccgccCGGGGACAGCCCGGCTCCGCCGGCGGTGCCCGCTCCTGGGGCAGGGCTGGCTACCGGCGCTTCCCCGCCCGCCTCAGGTCGCGCTCCGGCCCTCGGTCCCTCATCCCCCGCGCGCCGTGTCATGTCCCTGGCCACTGACACGCCGGACCGCCGCCACCCACACCGCAGCGACGGCGCGGGGCAGACGCCCCGGGGCCcggccccccgcagcccccgcccccgCGGCCGGGAGGAGCCAGCGCCGCGCCGAGGCATGCCGGGGCTCTGGGCCGCGCCGCCGGCTCGGCGGGGCCGGCAGTGAGCGGGCGGCAGGTCCCGGCGCCAACATGAAGAGCCCCCGGGATCCCGGGGAGCCGCCGCCAGG
This DNA window, taken from Patagioenas fasciata isolate bPatFas1 chromosome 17, bPatFas1.hap1, whole genome shotgun sequence, encodes the following:
- the SNRPD3 gene encoding small nuclear ribonucleoprotein Sm D3, with translation MSIGVPIKVLHEAEGHIVTCETNTGEVYRGKLIEAEDNMNCQMSNITVTYRDGRVAQLEQVYIRGSKIRFLILPDMLKNAPMLKSMKNKNQGSGAGRGKAAILKAQVAARGRGRGMGRGNIFQKRR